In the genome of Neovison vison isolate M4711 chromosome 4, ASM_NN_V1, whole genome shotgun sequence, the window GCCGCTCAGGCCCCACCCATCGCCGGAAGCCTTCCaggccaggccccgcccccgggcccGCCTCCCGGCGCTGTGGGCCGCCCGCGGCTGTTGCCGGTCGCAGAGCGGGTGGAACCGCCTTCCCGCCTCCAGGGGGCAGCGGCCGCCCTCGGGTCCCTGCGTGGACAGCTCGGCGGCCGCGCCGCTCTTCCTGTCGCTGGGAGTGGCGGGCCGACCAGCGGGCGGCCCGGGCCGGCGGTAGCCATTCCCGTGTCGCTGCGCCCCCGGGGGCCTCCCGAGCCCGCCACGATGCCCCTGGGCCTGAAGCCCACCTGCAGCGTCTGCAAGACCACGTCGTCCTCCATGTGGAAGAAGAGCCCGCAGGGGGATATCCTCTGCCACCACTGCACGGGCCggggcggcgcgggcggcgggggcgcCGGCTCGGGGGCGACTGGTGGGACTGGGGGCAGCAGCGGCGGTGGCGGCTTCGGCGCGGCGACCTTCGCCAGCACCTCGGCCGCCCCTCCGCAGAGCaacgggggcgggggcggcaaGCAGGTGAGCTCTTTCGGCCCCTCTGGCGGGCGGAGGCTGACCGGGCGTGGGGTGGGCGGAGATCCGGCGGGCGGGGACGGGGCGCGCGCGTGGGCTCTCCCGGATCACGGTGACCCTGCTAGAGAAGCGCGCCCGCTCCCACCCACGATGCGATCTTCCCTGATTTGGCCCATTCTAGCACCTTTTGTTATTGTGGGAAATTGAAAATGTAAAGAAGCAAGACAGTTTAAAACCCTTCAGAAATCCCCGTCGTCGTAATCACATTTGCGGTAGTAACCAGACCTCTCaatacacacacgtatacacacacgTAAACGGGTCATGCTACTGGACCCACTTTCCTGTTAAAGTTTATTATTAGTTAATGTTATTAAGTGAGATTACCATGTCTTTGTTTTAATTGGCAGCgtaagtattccattgtagaaaGTTCCATACCTAGCCCGCTCCCTGGGGTTGGGTTGCTTAGTTGTTAAGGGATGTTCTGCACTATAAACACAACAAACGAATAGTTCTTGCCTTGGCCTAGACTTCCTGGCGCACCTCTCCCGTGACCTATTGTAAGTAGTTCACACCTTTTTGGAGGCTCTGGAGATGCTTGTCTGGGGCCCTCCCTGTTTTAATTAGCCCAGTTCTGGGATTACAACAGGGTAAATAGAAAAGCCACattcttacttaatttttaaatagcattagGTGGATACTCTGAAGTCCTTGTAAGATGGTGGTATTGGCACGGCAATCTTTCtacacttttatttatctttttttgttctttaattgtTTATGTAACAGAGTAAGCAGGAAATTCACAGGAGGTCTGCTCGGCTCAGAAACACTAAATACAAATCTGCTCCAGCTGCTGAAAAGAAAGTTTCCacgaaaggaaaagggagaagacatatttttaaattaaaaaacgtAAGATGATTGTGGACAGTGTCTTACAGTAATGGCATTGTGTGTGTAGTGTGTCCTGTCAGCGCCTTCATCTCTCATCGGTTCTTCCGGCGTTTCTGCGGTATTCTGGGGAGTGGTCCGCACTTCCTAAAAGTGAGCTCCGTTGCAGGAAGCTTACtgtttatagttaataatatccATTATCGTTTCTTAGCTTGTAATTTTTTCcactggaaaatataaaatatgagtcTAAAAGAAACATAAACCTTGAATGCATCTGATTGGGTCCTTTCGGCAAGGAGGAGGTGGGATTATGTTTCTTGATATGGTCAGATATATTAggggaaaagtttttttttattctttaaagatcaAAGTAAATAATACTGGAACTCTTTCATTTCCATATTTGTTTGTTATTACAGCCCCAGAAAATGTATCTTACTGACTTTTGATAATCAGTTGATGAATGTGAATCAAAAATATCGCCAAACCTTTCTTCTACTGTAAAAACTGGATGGTTGGAAAAACTTGTGCTGGGGGTAGTTGAAAGCACCTGTTTTTGCAGTAAActctcagtatttttgtatcacaAGGGGAAAATGGTCATACACAGTGGATGGTGTGTTGTAGCCTactttttttaaacctcaggtTGGTGTTCTTTCCTTTCAGAACAGGAATGCTTCCCTTACCAGTGAAGGCATTTCTGAAGATGGGCATATTCATTTGTGAAACATAAGTAAATTCTTCTGCCGATTCTTAATCAGAATAGTTGCCCCTAACTGGTTTAAGACTTTTATAATTTGGTTTTCTTAGAATGAGGCACCTCTTGACAAAGTGTGTTAAGTAAATGCATGTGACTATAGGCGTATCGCTCacacagtttcctcctctgtgtggCAGAGTCTGCTCCGCAATTATTTTAGTATCTGTTTTGCTAGCAACCCCTCTTCAAGGTTGTTCCCAAGACATGTTTGGGGAGGCCTGGTTTTTGTGTTGTGGCATGTAAGCATGTACTACAGCTTAAGAAGGGATGGCAGTAATGGCTGGGTGGTGGCAAACGACTTAGTACTCCAAGGAAGTTTCATGTAAGCTGAGTTCAGCCTCGCTGGAAAGTTACTTCTGATGACTAGCTGATCCCTAGCTGGTTCCATTGTTAAGTTGAGACGGAAAACGTCTTCAAGGAGACACTTTTTCACCTTGTGTTCACCTACACATGTTTTACACCTTCCACTCCCGTTACAGCCAGGCCTTCAGAGCCAGGATATTGTTTCCAACCCAATGTTAGTATGTAATGAAGCTTCGAGAGCACTTGAGATAGATCTCAGCAGCAATGTTAGAAGCTTATGCTTTAGTTCTCAGAAACTTTTAAGCTGACGGTAGCAGAAATAGCCACAGAATTACTCAGATTGTGCTTTGCCACAACATTCAGAAAATCATTCAGCTTTTTATTGTACTTCTTGTCGATGAGCAACAGATTTAGTATTTCTTAAGTCCTAGAACTCTTGTATATGACCGGAAAAATGCCTATATAtgctacacacacatacacactaggAATGTgctaatatttttacttttttttttttcccctagcccATCAAAGCTCCTGAGTCTGTTTCCACTATAATCACTGCAGAATCAATCTTCTACAAGGTAAGCATCTATAGAGTTACTGAGGGACAATTTGGGCTTGTTGTATGATAAGCTGCCAAATGTTGGATTTGTCCAAATGTCTCTGCTCCTCTGTATAATGTGTGactattctttgttcttttctttttttaaaggttttatttatttatttatttatttgacagagagagagagagagtgagacagaacacaagcagggggagtggaagagggagaagcaggcttcccaatgagcagggagcctgatgtggggctctatcccaggactctgggatcatgacctgagctgaaggcagatgcttaacgactgagccacccaagcaccctgttttttgttcttttctaagcTAGTTTTCCCCATACGTGGAAGGTATAAAACATTTCATTGAGAGCTGAGATAGGAGGTAGTTGCTTATTGAAACAtggtatttttaagtattttaaaatgctgttgtATAGTGTGGAGTCATGAAAGCATGAGCCACCTACGTCACTGTGACAATCACTGTGGGAGAAGCACAAAACAGGGACTTGGACGAAAGAGGGAGTAGAGACTTGATATCTAGTGggttggggaggcagagagattcTAAAATGCCTTTAAGCAGAAGTGAGAGGAATTAGGACAGTAGCGGGGATTAACATCTACTAGAAGCAGATGGTGAGAGAGAgtctaaaatattttgataaaagagTGAGGAAGTCAGGTTTCCTAGGGCCAGAGCCCATAGACAACCTGCTCCTTTGGTGGGAGATATgacatatcattattttttaaccagaaGGCTTAGGAAAGCAGTTGCAACACAGAAACAGCTTCCAAAGCCTGGCGGTCCTGACACAGGCAGCAGCCATTACATGCTGTTGATGTTTTGGGGTCTGAACTATTTTGTGGGGGGCAATGGCACGAGTTAGTGCTTCATAGCTGACCCAAATGAACCAAACACTGAGAAACTCAAGTGTGATACTCTGTGTATACCTTTTATGTGGTCAGTAGCCCAGAATCTGTGTAGTCTAGAACAGCCTCTACACAGGCAAACATTGCTCCTATGTTTCAAGCATTTCAGGCATTGCTCATAATAAAGTAGCTAAAGTTTAGTATGTGCTTGGTGTGTGTCAGGCCCTGAGGTGAGCGCTTCATAGGCTTTACTTCGTTCTTTGAAATAAACTCCACTCCATGAAGTGCTACTGTTATCTCCGTTTTATGGATGAAGAGTGAAGCACAGAGAATTTCAAGAACTTGTCAAAGATTCTCTGACCAACAAGTCATGGAGCGAGGCAGTCTGTTGGCAGAGCTCAGCTCCTCACCCCACTGGCAAGTGGCCATGTGACACTGCATTGAGACCAACCTCTCTggtgtttcttcatctataaaagagGGGTTGTAAATAGCAGCCATTTCAGTGGGTCAAGCGAGGTCCTGTCTGTTAAGCATTTAGCAGAGTAAGCGCTCAATGAATAGTAGAAATTAGCATCATCAGGTTTTCAAATTTGTGTATCACTCTCAACGCTGAACATAGTTTACAGATTAAGTCCAGAAGCAACCGGTTGGgaggcacatggctggctcagtcagtaggagCATACAGCTCTTGACATTGGGGttgtgggtgtagagattacttacataaataaataaacttaaaaaaaaaaaaaagcagcaactgGTTTGGCTAAGGATTTAGTTAACTAATGATTTCCAGGCATGTCTCAACCAAAAGGCAAAAGGTGTGTGGAACCTGTTACTAAACgtatcatatttcttttttttttttttttaagattttatttatttatttatttgagagagagagagagagctagcgcATGTGCCTGCTGTAGGGCTCTATCCTAAGACCGGGAGATCActacctgaaccaaagtcagatgcttaagtgcttaacagactgagccacccaggcaccccacaaatattgcatttctttttgctgtctgccGGCCCGCCCCTGTTCGTTAGAAAATAAGGACAAAGTGTAACAAAATGTTGAGGTCCTGCTGCCGATACACAGGATTGCAGAGGCTGCTGCTGCAGATAGCACTGGGGCAGGAGGGCTTAAGAGGTCATTGCCATCTGCTGAACTTGAGCCCAGATCAGGCATGCCAGAGGGAGCTGAGTGCAGCCGCTGGGTCTGACAGCCAGGAGTATGGGCACCCAAGACCCCAAAGGGTGAATGGCCTCCCTGTGTCAGAAGAGCCTCATGAACAGCTCTGCTTCCTCCTAATCCGGTGTTCACAGTATTGCGTTGATCTTCTTTCTCTCCGGTGTTCACAGTATTGCGTtgatcttctttctcttctgccaGAAACCCTGAAACCTCCCTGCAAATGAAGGGACTCCCTAGATTAAGTGCCTTAGTCATGATTAGTGCTTTCTGTATATCCATGCACAACACGACACAGACTAATAAACAGTTAACCAGGTTCCAGGTACTGCTTGCcactggaatcttttttttttttttttttggtaagatttatttatttaggcacatctgggtggctcagttggttaagcatctgcctttgacttcaGGTCATGGGATGAAGTCTcatatccggctccttgctcagcagggagtctacctctccttcctctgcctccccttgtactatctccctctgcctctcaaataaataataaatacataaataaaatcttattaaaaaaaagatttatttatttttgagagcatgtgagcaagcagggaggggggcagagggagaaagaatctcaaatggactctgcactgagcacaaccctgagatcatgacctgagccgaaagtaagagtccaacactcaactaactgagccacccaggcacccctggaatctTTCAGTAAGACATTGTCTTTGCCTTGCAGTTCTGTTTCCACACTATTAtgtattttgagttaatattCATTCAGCATATATTTGAGTGTCTGTGTTAAGCAAGACACTCTTAATCATTTATAATTTGGGGATAATGATTCTACATGTAGACAAAGCAAACTATAAATGCAAAGTATTTATGTGACAAATTACTAAAACATTGAGTAGTGGCTCCAAGGACCAGCTGATGATGGACATGAACTACCAAGTAGCAGATTGTGACCCACATTGACTCTGCCTGTCCATAGGCGATCCACATGCAACACAGTTGAAGGATCCACCAGGAAAAACTCCAGTCACCGCTCACTCACTGGAAATAtttcttcagaattatttttatggTTGAAGGGTGCACTCCAGCAGCTTTCCCTCCTGCCAAGGCCCTATTTTGATGGAAGCCATGATAAATCACACTTGGTTCCTACAAGTCAAGGTTACTTTTGCCGACTGAGAACCACACCCACCTAAGGGAGTGCTGGGAATCATAAAGATTTGGATCAGCCATTACGGATGTTCAAGGGAGAAATTATGTCCTTTTGAAGACCTGGGGAACTAGACATGCAACAGATGACACAGTCAGAGTCATAAGGAGGGCTTGACACAGACACCACAGATGAGTTAGTTGGCTGCGAGGTGGAGCAGCGATAAGACCTGAAGCCGTGAGTGCTGGAAACGCAGGTAACTGTCTTTTGGGCAGATAGCTGAGTGAATTGCAAGGGACCTATCCTGAAGACCGGTTATAATCAGAGGAGTTTCTCTCGTTTCTTTGGGTTTGAATGTGTGGTGTCCATTTTCTTTATGGGTGGCCGAGGAGGAAGGAGTGTAGAACATATTCTCATCAGGTAAGCATTGCTTTTCAGTATAGGACAGAGATGCACCCTGGAACCAGTGAAGGAGCCCCAGCTGCATTCCTGCCTTAAGTAGCCTTCCGTAAGGTCACTTCCCCTTTCTACAGCTCAGTGGCTGTAGCCCAAAAAATAGGGAATATCATTGTTCTGATATAAAATCAAagtgtctttataaaaatgttttctccagATGCACGTTTTCGGGGttgtgtataatttttatttaagagtgAACAACTTTAGAATTGGTATccggggctgctgggtggctcagtcagttgagcgtcccaATCTTGATCTcatctcatgtcatgatctcagggtcgtgagtttaagccccattcAATGTGGAGCAAACttaattctctctcccccccaaaaaaataaaacaaaaacgggtgcctgagtggtacaatcagttaagcatctgacttgatttcacgTCAAGTCCTGTTCTCAGGGTTATGAgagcgagccccacattggctctgtgctcagcacagagtctgcttaagactctgtctccctctccttctgcccctccagctcCACCTGAGTGCACATacactgtctttttctctctaaaataaataaatcttttaaaaaaacctctctccctctctctttgggggtccctccacccccactcaagcttgctctctctcttaaaaaaaaaaaagaaagaaagaaaggaagaattggCATCAACCATTGATGCATTGGACCATCTCAAAGGTGTTTTACTGACCACTGTGCAAACTGTTCATTTCGTGTTGGGGAGGTTTTAGTTCATAGCTCTGGTACTTTTCTCTAATTCTATTTCAAATATGGGATTATCTTCTGTTTCCCCCAGGGAGTATATTACCAAATTGGAGATGTTGTTTCGGTGATTGATGAACAAGATGGAAAGCCCTACTATGCTCAGATCAGGGGCTTCATCCAGGACCAGTACTGTGAGAAAAGCGCTGCCCTGACGTGGCTCATTCCCACCCTCTCAAGCCCTAGGGACCAGTTTGATCCTGCGTCCTACATCATTGGTGAGTTTGACAAGTGGTACAGGTTCCTGAACGCAGGGAAATCTCCTTTATTACGTAACAGAAGCtattagtctgtttgggctgctgtaacaaagtaccatggGCCAAGTGGGATAAACACAAAACCTATTTtttcacacttctggaggctTGGAAGTGACAGATCAAGGTGCTGTCAGGGTCACTTTCTGGTGAGAGCACTCTTCCTGGCTTGGAGGCGGTCACCTTTTCGCTGAGTCTTCACGTGGCCTTTCCTCCGTGTGTGCACACTCCTAGCGTCTCCTCGCCGTAGAAGAACATCAGTCCTGTCGGGTTAGGGCTCCAGCCTATCACCTCATGTAACCTTAATTATCTCATCAAAGGCCCATCTTTAAATACCATCCCACTGGGGCTTAGGGCCTCAACAAACGGAGTGGGGAGAATATAATGCAATCCATAACCAACGTAAGCCTCATTTACTGTTAAAAAGTAaagagctggggcacctgggcggctcagtgggttaaagcctctgccttcagctcaggtcgtgttcccgggttcttgggatcgagccccacatcggcctctcagctcaaaaggaagcctgcttcctcctctttctctttgcccacctctccatctacttgtgatctctgtctgtcaaataaataaattaaaaaaaaaaaaaaaaagcaaagagctttgtagaaaaatgaaagatattttatatagttGGGGTTTGAGTGCTATGGGTTATTTTGAGTTAGAGCAGTATATACCTATTAAAAAGTGATGTAGATAAGATTTTTCTGAGTGACCCAGTGTTAAACTCTATTAAAAGAATTTATTGCTCAGGAATGAGGCTTATTTAGgcgtattttttttctttttaagattttatttgtttatttgacagacaagagatcacaagtaggcagagaggcaggcagagaaagaggaagaggcaggctctctgcttagcccttagatgtagggctcgatcccaggacctggggatcatgacccgagccgaaggcagaggctttaatccactgagccacccaggcgcccctaggcatatttacttataaaaatctagttaaaataatttcagaaggaACCGTTCCCATTATTTGTAGAATCTTAGAGATTTTCGTTATGTGTCCCTCTACAAGTCACATACCTTATCCTAGACCTTTTATAACATATCATCATGTGTAGTTGAAATGGCAGTGTCTGTGCTCTTACTAATTTCAAGGCTGACAGAAGAAGTGGTATAAATGTTTCTTGACAGACTCACAGGAATAAATTGCTGATTAATAccggggttttgtttttgtttttttttttaagattttatttatttatttgacagatagagatcacaagtaggcagagaggcaggcagagaaagaggaggggaagcaggctctctgctgagcagagagcctgatgtagggctcgatcctaggaccctgggatcatgacctgagccaaaggcagaggctttaatccactgagccactcaggtgccccttaatacAGGTTTTAAGAATATTCAGAGTTTGTAAGTTACCTTATCGCGCGTTCTCCGCCCGCAGAGAAGCACAACACACTGAT includes:
- the GATAD1 gene encoding GATA zinc finger domain-containing protein 1, with the translated sequence MPLGLKPTCSVCKTTSSSMWKKSPQGDILCHHCTGRGGAGGGGAGSGATGGTGGSSGGGGFGAATFASTSAAPPQSNGGGGGKQSKQEIHRRSARLRNTKYKSAPAAEKKVSTKGKGRRHIFKLKNPIKAPESVSTIITAESIFYKGVYYQIGDVVSVIDEQDGKPYYAQIRGFIQDQYCEKSAALTWLIPTLSSPRDQFDPASYIIGPEEDLPRKMEYLEFVCHAPSEYFKSRSSPFPTVPTRPEKGYIWTHVGPTPAITIKETVANHL